The stretch of DNA AGCTCAGTCTGACCTCAGAAGTCAACTAAACCTCTGTGGTTCTTTGAGGTTTAATGATAAATGATCGGACGTTTGTTGGGATGTGATCGCTGAATGGACCAAACCTCAGGGTTCAAATCCCTGATGGAAGGAAGAAACCAGCCCCACTTGGATTCTTCTATATTTCCTCCTGGGGctcattattttagtttattcatccatttatcCTAAAGTTCATATGTAAAAAGACCAGAAAATGACTTGAGACAAACCAACACTAAACCAGTGGAATCATATCATCAACACAACAGCACTGATATTTAACGCTTTAACGTAGCAGAGAGTCCGTGGACCACAGCACATTGTTTTTTCCATGTTCACTGTCGATcgttgcttcttttttttctgtttgtttgtttttaaacataGAGCGGCCACGCCCACTTATGATGTCACAGTTCTCAGGGAAGAACCTGGTATTTCTTGGTTCCCTTGAGAACCAACTGTTCAGGTTCTGAACCGGCCATTGTTTGGGTCTGACCCGGAGGAGGTTCCAGTAGAACTGACTCTTCTAAACATGAGGCTTAACTGTTTCTAAAATGGTcagaggtggagctgaggctaAAGACAGTTAGCGACACAGCATCAAagaagccccgccccttaaTTCATCAGGACTAATCCTGGACGTATCTGAGGTGATAGAGGTATCTACCTGTCTCTTCCAGGAATCAGATTAACGGGATCTCTGCCAGCTGTTGGGGATCCTCCAGGACTCCTTCAAACAGCGTGACGCCGTCAGGGAAACCCAGAATAGCtgaacctctgacctctgagttCTTGGAAAGACTGTTTCATGACAAAGGTTTTAAAACGTCTTCCTCTGTTCTCTGACTGTTTATCTCTTCGGATGAATATATCCAGACACCTGTAGTTTAAATCATGATCAGGTTAAAGCAGGTTTTGTCTCAACTTTACAAAAGAGAAGCTTGAAATTATTGAGCATGAACATTTTTGAACTACAGTTCCTCcaacgtccactagaggcgCCACCAGGGAGCCACTctccatagacctccatgttaaatcAACGCGTCCACGCTAACAGCTGTAGTTTCTAGGGAAACATCCAGACCTCAGGTCAGTTATTagtagttagttagttaatatCTGGGTGAAAAGGCAACAATGGAACCAAACCAACAAGAACCAAAACTAATTTGATGATTTTTCttataaaagttttatttagtAGAGAACAGACATAAGGCTATGAACACTATATCAAGACATTTATTCTGATACATTCTGCTGcagacatgtttaaataaacccacagacctcatcatcctcatcatcatcatcatcctcatcatcctcatctaTCACAGCTTTAAAGGCACcaaacatgataaaaataaaaacattatctTGGTATAAAAAGGATCCGTCCAGTGCTGCAGTGTGTAGCGAAGCTTTTACGTCTTTCCGAGTTAAAGCTGAACCTTCATCCGTCTCGTCtccgtctcgtctcgtctcgtctcgtctcgtctccgTCTCGTCTCCGCCTCGTCTCGTCtcatctcgtctcgtctcgtctcgtctcgtctcgtctcgtctcgtctccgcctcgtctcgtctcatctcgtctcgtctcgtctcgtctcgtctcgtctccgtctcgtctcgtctcatctcgtctcgtctcgtctcgtctgtcTCGTCTCCGTCTCGTCTCCGTGTCTATCTCATCATCGTCTCGTCTATCTCAGCTTTAGACCAACGATTAAACTTTCTTGTGTAAATGGATCTCGTCGTCTGCAGTCGTTCAAGCTTTACGTCTTCCGAGTTGCTGTCTCATCGTCTCGCTCGTTCGTCTCGTcttcgtctcgtctcgtctcgtctcgtctcgtctcgtctccgTCTCGTCtccgtctcgtctcgtctcgtctcgtcttcgtctcgtctcgtctcgtctctgCAGGCCTCGCTGCTGCAGCATCTCCTTCATCATCGTGACTGATTCCTCATAAGGACGAACTCGTCTCTTCCTGAGAGAGAAACATTATTTACTTTAGAAAGTTATTTAACTTGATTCAgcttcaaacatttaaaccagtgCTGTCAAAAGATTTAAAgctttaatcagattaatctcagggttCATGTGGATTAATTTCAGTTAATCgtgattaaatatataattcctGTTTAATCTTTATTGTTGATGAtcaaacagactccaggaagaagagaatatatctgcactgaacgaGTTGATTaaacaactttttgtgtcttatttctttgtccaccatgtgtccacatgaatgtgtccagaattcaaatgtcccatggagaggaccaacatgctgtttagcgtcttccatctttatcactactggatcagctggtgctaacgctaacgctacttggacaaactgagacacgttcacagtcgttctgctgcagatgcttcattaatcacatgaatcagatgatgattaattaacgTTAACGAGTTAGTTTTGACATCACtagtttaaatattttccattttaagacTGTTGGTCTGAATCTTACTTCGatcttttcttctgtcttcgTTGGTTCTTCAGTTGAATCTAGTTTCTGTTCCTCAGCTGAACTTTTCTCCacagcttcctcctccttcttctcccccttttcctccttttcccccttttcctcctccttcttttcctccttttccttcttttcctcctccttcttttcctccttttccttcttttcctccttcttctcctccaccttttcctcctcctccttcttttcctccttttccttctttccctccttcttctcctcctcattcttttcctcctccttcttctcctcctccttcttttccccctccttcttctcctcctcattcttttcctcctccttcttctcctcctccttcttttcctccttttccttcttttcctcctccttcttttcctccctctgctcaGATGAAGATGTGTCTCCATCCTTCAGGTCGATGCTGCTCTTTGACTCTTCTTCAtgggttttgttttcctcttcttttgtttttgaagcaTCTGTTTCTCCTTCCGTCTTGAAAACGTCTCCCGTCGTCGTGTCTGTCTCGTTGTTCTCATGTGATTCTCCTCCATCGTGGGCGGCGCTGCTCTCGTCTCCTGCGCTGGACTTCCTGTGGCGGCGTGATGGAGGCCGGCGCCGGATGGAGTGGCGAGCTCTTCCCTGCAGGAGCCAGGAGACAAGATGTGATCAATAACCGACCGACAAACAGCTCATGGACAGACCGAGTCATTTACATGATTTCTGGAGACCTTAAACGTGTCGGCCCGGGTATTTATAGGTCAGTGAATGCATCGGGTGAAAAGGACCAGTGACCTTGTTGATGTTGGTCAGGATGGAGCCCTCTGTCACAGCGGGAGTGGCTTCAAAGGAGGCGGGGCCTTCCTCCTCGGTGGGGCTGGTGGGGGTCGCTGAGGGAGGGGTGGTTACCGGGGCACAgcctggggagggaggggtgaagCCTGGAGGCAGCAGCCGGATACCAGGACTCTTTGGAGACGGACCCGAGGGCGAGAGAGCAAGACTGgactagagagagagagagagagtcagggTGTAGTTCTTCATCCacaccagcagagggcagcacagttcacctggactcacctggaGCTTCTCAATCAGAGCAGAGTTCCTCTTCACTTTGGACGGCTGAGGAGAGACGACACCTGAAGGGGGCTGACAAACACACGATacgttcactgacacacaaaacaaacaaacacacgatacgttcactgacacacaaaacaacacacgatacgttcactgacacacaaaacaaacacacgatacgttcactgacacacaaaacaaacaaacacacgatacgttcactgacacacaaaacaaacacccgatacgttcactgacacacaaaacaaacaaacacacgatacgttcactgacacacaaaacaaacacccgatacgttcactgacacacaaaacaaacacatgatacgttcactgacacacaaaacaaacacacgatacgttcactgacacacaaaacaaacaaacacacgatacgttcactgacacacaaaacaaacaaacacacgatacgttcactgacacacaaaacaaacacccgatacgttcactgacacacaaaacaaacaaacacccgatacgttcactgacacacaaaacaacacacgatacgttcactgacacacaaaacaacacacgatacgttcactgacacacaaaacaaacaaacacacgatacgttcactgacacacaaaacaacacacgatacgttcactgacacacaaaacaacacacaatacgttcactgacacacaaaacaaacacatgatacgttcactgacacacaaaacaaacaaacacacaatacgTTCACtgacacataaaacaaacacacgatacgttcactgacacacaaaacaaacaaacacacgatacgttcactgacacacaaaacaaacaaacacatgatacgttcactgacacacaaaacaaacaaacacacgatacgttcactgacacacaaaacaaacacccgatacgttcactgacacacaaaacaaacaaacaccgaTACGTtcactgacaacaacaacaaacacccgatacgttcactgacacacaaaacaaacaaacacccgatacgttcactgacacacaaaacaacacacaatatgttcactgacacacaaaacaacacacgatacgttcactgacacacaaaacaaacaaacgcatgatacgttcactgacacacaaaacattcaataacacaaaacaaacacatggaaCAGAAATATCACACGCTTTAAACTCTGGACCCAGTACTGATGTAGTTTAGTATCATCATGTAGCTGCTGCTTCTTATTATTTCATTCTGTGTTAATATCTCCTAATTTATCTTCTGCCCACTTCCTTTAGTGTAATGACGTTctagttcctgtttatagtcgACTTCCATTTAATCCGTCTGTAGAATATGTTCATAGTATCAGCCAGTCGCTGTGTAAATATTGTCCGTCTGCTATAAACCAGCCTGTACCACACCTCTTATATTCCACACTCTTCATGCTCTGACTGAACCTCTGGTTGTAATGAGAGTaaagtttaatctaatctaattagaCTAAAATGAGTCAATATTCACATCAGAGaggattaaaccagagtccatgagtccagactcaggtcctggtttagtttctatgaatcagggatttgtctcatgtttgtgttgaagtgtgtgatgacaacagatcaaaggagctttgtgaggagctcagaaaaagagttgttgttgctcatcaggctggaaaaggttccacaaccatctgtaaagagtctggaagccacaaataatccacagagagtcagacagattgaagacgactgttctcctccacaggatgatccaccaacaaacatcactccagaAGAAAGACACTAAAGTCTCTAACGTGGACTAAAGGAGCCGTTTTTAGCCTCGTTAAGGCTCCAGGCTACGTCTCCTGGTCTCTCACCTCCTGCTCGTCTTCTTGTGGTTTGGGGAGCTTCAGGGTTTTAGGTGGTCGTCGTCTGACTGGTTTATCCTggtaaacaacaaaacaaactattcaACGATTCATTGATGTTCAGACCAGTGTCCTAACAGTGGACCTGCAGGACGTGTCTACTTCCTGGTGTGTGTGGACGTTGGACTCACTGCTTCGTTGGTggcaggactctgtgcaggagCTGAGCCTTTGAATCTTCCAGCGAGTTCAGCCACGGAGCGTCGGGCTGGAGCCTCCCCCTGAAAAGATAAACACTCAGGTAACAACGCTACACCTGGACCAGACTCAGCAGCTGCAGATACACCACCTGACCACCTGGATGTAACcgagctcatagtccagcgcctcctggtggatcattagttcaacagGTTATtaaagaccaactgatgcaatgaggagcttctcatttcctccacatcccgtggtggaggagatgttagtctggtggagaagatgttagtctggtggaggagatgttagtctggtggaggaggagatgttagtctggtggaggagatgttagtctggtggaggagatgttagtctggaggaggaggagatgttagtctggtggaggaggagatgttagtctggtggaggaggagatgttagtctggtggaggagatgttagtctggaggaggagatgttagtctggtggaggaggtgatgttagtctggtggaggaggagatgttagtctggtggaggagatgttagtctggtggtggaggagatgttagtctggaggaggagatgttagtctggtggaggagagatgTATCGAGAGatttagtctggtggagaagggtcaaatcattggctgcatcaagcagaggaaacatctagaaactactgaaactggtttaagacctttattccagactggaaggacagtgaagaaccatgttctaccaggaagaaataaatcctgattgatggagaaacgtttggaggaaaagcagcagtagaactcagggctgtgtttaatagtggaaggaagaacatttcacaccatggacaatgtgaagggaactcaagggactgaacagaaaaccactgatcagggaggacaaccaggaaaaaaggctccagtctgacagggagcagcatcaatacaagatctgggtgaaacattaattaacattgtagaagcttcataTTGAATCAATTACACAGAGAATGAAGCTGGAGTCAAAGCTGAaggagctccacccacagactaGAGAGGAGGAGCTTTATTTGGCCAGATTGTGTATTTGGTCTAAGTTTGAATCACTTCCTGGTTTAACTGTCAGTCAGCTGGTTGCCTTCCTGCTGCAGGACCATGTTaggatgaaaacacagcagcgcTGTCACCAGGGAGGCAGCTGCTAATTAGAGAGGCTACTTGAAAACATGCCACACGTTTGTGAGCTGGTTGATGTCAGAGGAATTCTTCCTGCTGTAGGTTTAACGTGGACAGAGGAAGGTTCTACTATGAACAACACTTATCAGAATAAACCTCCACAGTTAGAACTTCTACAGCATCCTGCACCACTGAGATGTCATTTATGCAACGAGTTCTGctgcatgctaatgctaatgctaccaTATATATACCACATACATAGTTGTGTCACAATTCACTGTCTTCCCACCATTGGAATGTTTAGCATGTGCTGCTAGCAGCTACTACCGTTACTAATGCTCATGCTAAACCCAGGGCCTGTAGTCCTACAGACTAGAGCTGCTCCAGTGGCTAAATACTAAGAAAACCCAGCGTTCCCCTCCACGTTGTTCCTAGATGGAGGTAGAGAggaaaggttcctaaagaaggttctgcagtgagatgtgctgagagcagggaggagaactttaagaggcttagagaggagaacatggtggaacgaagaggaggagagatattctccacCTGGAGCAGGAATCCAGCCCCTGAGccattttacctggttaataccacatggatgaagagcaacaatggttttaaagtagatctgctatttatttctcttcagtctcatagatcagattctaggattcagtctATGTCCAGTTACACGCCCTGAATCCAGCTGTTGACGTGTAGTTGATCCGTGTCCATTTCAGCTGAAGGCTTCACATAGCTGACATTTTCCACATGATTAAACCTCTCACAGACTCTTCACATGTTTGTGAGGACCTTCCATCGACATAATCCACCTCCTGCCCCCAAACCTTCACTCTGCAACGAGTCTGAACAGATTCAGTAAAAACCACCCAGACTGGTTCCTTGCACACTGCGCAGTCGGCCTACAAGCTGAAGCCGAGCGGTGAAAACACGACCGTTAAACCACTtcctctttcagtgtgtgtggaaTTCATTATGAAACGTGACATCAGGAAAGTGCTGCTGTTAAAAACATCTCGTTTCATATTTAGGAACATTTCACCCCGTCTGAGGAGCgtcttttagtcttttattCCCTGAGTTTGGTCTACAGATGATGCTGTGTAGTTTCATCTGGATTCTGATGAAACTCAGAGATTTGTTGGGATGAcaggacaaaagaaaaggaaacatcatCCACCAAACCAACCCTCTGCTGAACTTCTGATTCACAACGTGGTTTTCTACGTGAATGGTATGGTTGTAGTTTAGCTGACCTGGCAACAGTAATACAGGAAATGACTTATGTAAAGGGGGCAGCACTCTGACTACACTAGACCTGGTTTATCTTCTCTGTAAATAATGAGTCTGTCGTATTTATTCAGCCTTTTACTCAACCTTTTATAGCTACTACGTTTTACTTTTCACACTGTATTTTATAGTTTGTTTGAGGCATTGATGGGTCACGTTTGTCAGTTTCATTGTTTCCAcgacagtgacaataaaggcattcattcattcattcattcattcattcattctggtTTGGTTGTTTCAGATGCACGTTGGTAGCTTGTTATGATCCAGAGATAAAGAAACGTCTAAGCCACGCCCCCAACACAATCTGATTGGCCCATCAGATCAGattcagttcccaacagagagactccagaacaacTTTCCTCTAGAAAACTGTTGGTTAACGCTAACGTCCGAGTCTGACAGTGATTCTGATCCTGCTGTGATCAGCTGTGAAGTAGctcaggaggtggagcaggCGTCCAACACCTGGAAGGTTGGTGGTTTGATTCCGCCCTGGCCCTAACTCTAGTCTGTCCAGGTAattcaccaccaccagggtgtgactgtgtgagcgaatgaataacaCAATCAATTATAAAGCGTCTTTGAATGTCTAtgataaagcgctatataaaaaccAAGGCATTGTGTCACTATCAGACGCGATTGTTAATTATTCTCTAAACcattcacacatttatataataGTCGTATGGTGCATTAACCCTTATGCTCTTTTCAAATTTACTACCCACCTTTGTGgtaaaaatgtgcacacacaaagaaacatgaGACCATAAGATCATCACACATCTGATCTATTAAATAACTTCAAACTCAATAGTTTTCatgattttaaccctttaaatgcaaGTTCAAAATatttccttattattattattattattattattattattattattatttaaaaaaacaaacaaacacaaaagctgaATTGTTTTCCATAAAACAGTCAGTAGGAGGATGAGGCTTTGGTGGTAATTAGAGTCTTGTGTCAAAGATCTGCAATAAAAttatttgattgcattagtTTTTTAATGTAGTGACAGAGTTAAAATTTTGCACCATCAAGAATTTCCTGCTTCAACCTACAGTAGGAAAAtggttgaatctgatcaaataaaCAGAGACAGTATCAGATggacactacataaaaaataccaACGCAACCAAATCAGTTTTACGCTAACCTCTGACACGGTGAAGTGTCCAGACAGTGGAAAACGCAGCACAAgagaataaatgacaaaaatgggATTGAAAagaagagttcctgcagaaGTTCATGCCACAAGATGTAACAGCCAAATTATCACCAATTAAAAACTCGTGAGGGTTAAAACAATGTTCAGACGTTGCAATGCATCAGTTTTATCAGACACTCAAAGACACGTTATAATTGATCACATTATTAATTGGTGCtgaactacctcagtagtcagaGCTGATGGAAACAAGCTGCTGATCCACGTCTACACCACAaccagcatcacacacacacaatcatacaccagtggagttcacactgggaggaAGGTGGGTTTAaagtcttgctcaaggacacagTGGACAGACGAGGGACAGACGAGGGACAGGGCAGAATCAAACTCCCAACCTTCCAGTTATTGGACGGCCGCTGTGACCCAGTAGTTATGAGCGGGGGCGTTTaaatggttgttgtttgtgtttatactgTGTCGCGTTATCTGGACACGTGTTGATTCAGACAGGAACAGAGGAGCTACAGTCACCAACCTGAACATGGACGACGCTGTAAAACTTCTCtgcagacataaataaatatttaaaacacaaccGAGGTGCAGGAAGGTTTCAGATGTTTCACTATCGAAGGTAACAGCTGGATTCAAACACGAGCTCGTAACACAGGAGAGGAAGTATGAACACGTGTTTTCTATGGACGCTTTAACTTTATAAAGTTTATTGAAAGATGAGaaaggattttatttagttCTGTTTGACGACAGAATCACAAAAATAGATCTGAGAGTCGTCTGCATAGAAACTGAAGCTGATGTGATTCTGTTGAGATATTTGcagctgaaatgtgaaataacgTTAATAtttcctaaaataaatgaaaatacgggggtgttttttcttgtttcgaGCAAAAGAGGAAAGAAGCTGAATCCATGTTTAGATGTTAGATGGAGAGGagctgatgtggcagaaatAAACGGACGGGCGGAGATTATTGTCTGTATGAGCTGATGACAGCTCCAACACCGCCATGAAATCTCAACCTGCAGCTTCATCATCGCTTCATGAAGTGAGAATCAAACAGGAGTCGACTGAGGTTGATTCATTAAAGCTTTTGTCTCGTTCGTCTTTTGTCCAAAGTCCAGAGCAAGAGAGACGACAACAGAAAAACTAGAAACCAAGCAGCGAAGtgagcagcagaaagagagtGAAAAGTTTGAAGAGCTTTACCTCCATCCTGTTGAGTCGCTCGCCGCCTCGTTGTGTCGAGTATgtgtgaaggagagagaggaggttaAATatagaagcagagagagagagggaggcagctCATGTTCTGTCACATGTTCATCATGTTTGTTTCCTGCAGCTCCGTCTTCATTCATTAAAACCCACCAGAGTTTATTTAGTCTGCACACAGCTACGTTTGAAAACgctttcagtgtttcatttacAGCCCTggttttatatttctgtcatGTGTCTGGTCTTGTTTTCACACAGGGAGACTTCAGAAGTAAAATCCAACCCCACCACATTCCTTCATCACAGTTACTgacatagaccgtatataaacatggacccCACGTCTCCACCATTCCTTTAATTAATGCTACgctcagctccacctccaccggcTACAAGGAAAGGTTGGCTTGAGCCCTGAACTTGTTTTGGAAAATAGTTTTGacaactctcacggtcccaTGGGACCTCTTTccagagcagttggcatggcaacgaGTGGTCGCCATGgtgtcacatcttgtttctgtagcgtcaaataacaaactaaaactaaacttatccaGATAAGAACATTCATGAACATCATATTAACCACCCAATACTTGAACATCATTTATCTGACGTGTATTGTAGTGTTTTATTTCGAcacaagtcccgcccactaacatagagggggtggagcatatgctgcagcctccagcagagtcagagtcagaataAATCTTCTGAGGATCCATCTCTGTTATTGTTTTAACTGAATGCGTCTGTGTGTCCATATGTAGAGTATCTACATATATTCAGTCATTCCACACATGTGCTCTGTTCTCCTCAGGGCTGCATCAGCCTCTTTATGTATGTTGTATATTGTCATGTGCTATGTCATGTTCTCCGTTgtctactttgtatatacaggatatatGTTCTTTGAcatatgtatatttgtatatattgtcAACCTTTGAACATttcacatgttgttgtttagctgctgcatcgtGGCCTTTGAGGAAGGACATTTCagtcctgtgttgtgttgcacatgtcagaac from Mugil cephalus isolate CIBA_MC_2020 chromosome 15, CIBA_Mcephalus_1.1, whole genome shotgun sequence encodes:
- the dub gene encoding duboraya, which produces MEGEAPARRSVAELAGRFKGSAPAQSPATNEADKPVRRRPPKTLKLPKPQEDEQEPPSGVVSPQPSKVKRNSALIEKLQSSLALSPSGPSPKSPGIRLLPPGFTPPSPGCAPVTTPPSATPTSPTEEEGPASFEATPAVTEGSILTNINKGRARHSIRRRPPSRRHRKSSAGDESSAAHDGGESHENNETDTTTGDVFKTEGETDASKTKEEENKTHEEESKSSIDLKDGDTSSSEQREEKKEEEKKEKEEKKEEEKKEEEKNEEEKKEGEKKEEEKKEEEKNEEEKKEGKKEKEEKKEEEEKVEEKKEEKKEKEEKKEEEKKEKEEKKEEEKGEKEEKGEKKEEEAVEKSSAEEQKLDSTEEPTKTEEKIEEETSSSL